Sequence from the Helianthus annuus cultivar XRQ/B chromosome 13, HanXRQr2.0-SUNRISE, whole genome shotgun sequence genome:
ACCTAAAGATCAGAAAGTTGTAGCTTGCAAGTGGATTTACAAGATAAAGGAAGGGATTCCAGGAGTTGAAAACAGAAGGTTTAAGGCCAGGTTAGTGGCAAAAGGCTTTACTCAGAAGGAAGGTGTGGATTACACTGAGATTTTCTCTCCAGTTGTAAAACACACTTCTATCAGAATACTGTTAGCTATAACAGCTGCATTAGACCTTGAGCTGGAACAACTTGATGTAAAAactgcatttttacatggttatcttGATGAAAAGATCTACATGGCTCAACCTTTGGGTTTTGTAGAAGAAGGAAGTGAAGAAAAGGTGTGCTTACTTAAAAGATCATTGTATGGACTCAAGCAATCTCCAAGGCAATGGTACAAGAGGTTTGATGAGTTCATGACAAGCAGTGGGTTTGCAAGAAGTTCCTATGATTCCTGTGTTTATTACAGGGAATATTGTCCAGGCAACTATGTTTATTTGTTGctatatgttgatgacatgctTATAGCATGTAAGCATAAAGAACAAATAAAGGAGGTCAAAGAATTGTTGAAGTCTGAATTTGAGATGAAAGAGTTAGGAGATGCAAAGAAAATTCTGGGAATGGAGATTTGCAGGGATAGACAACTTAAGAAGTTGAAGCTTACACAAAGTGCCTATGTGAAAAAGATCTTGGAAAACTATAGGATGGAAGGTTGTAAGGCAGTTAAAACTCCTCTTGGTGCTCATTTCAAGTTATCTCTTCAAGATTCACCTAAGACAGAACAGGAAGAAAGGTATATGAATTCAGTTCCTTATGCTAATGTTGTGGGTAGTATGATGTATCTAATGGTCTGCACTAGACCAGATTTGGCATATGCAGTCAGTGTTGTAAGTAGATACTTGTCTTGTCCTGGTAAAGTTCACTGGGAAGCTGTGAAGTGGATCCTAAGGTATTTGAAGGGAACTCAGGATTGGGGTTTAGTATTTGGGGATAATGCTAGTGATCAACAAAGGGTGGTGGGCTTTGTTGATGCTGATTTCGCTAAAGACCCTGATAAGGGTAGATCAGTCACTGGATATATGTTCAAAGTCCTTGGTAATATGGTGAGCTGGAAGTCACAGCTGCAACACATAGTAGCTTTGTCAACAACGGAGTCTGAATATGTTGCATTAactgaagctgtgaaagaagCTTTGTGGcttaaaggaattttgaaagaattgGGAATTAAAGCTAATGTTCCAGTGATCTGCTGTGACAATCAGGGGGCTATTCAGTTGTCTAAGAATAGTGTTTATCACGAGAGAACCAAACATATCAGTGTTAAACTGCATTTCATCAGAGATATAGTGAATAAGAAGCTGGTTGAGATCAAATGGGTCGAAACAGAACAAAATACTGCTGATGTATTCACTAAGTGTTTGCCGGGTTCAAAGTTCTATATGTGTCTTGCTGATATGAGAGTTGGTTAATGAAGGTTGATACTTTGGCTTTAAAGGTGGAGATTGTGAGATATTAAAGTCAAAGTAGTCAACTGTTATAAAGGTCTCTTAAGTTTGGAAGGTTAATAAAGTCGAAGGGCCTGAATGTTATTTCTTATAAACACAGGGGTTAATGTTGTCAATTCAGGTCATAGTTCTGTTAATAGTTAGTTAGCTGATGTAATAAAAGGGGATTAGGGCTTGTAATAGATAGTACGAGTTCTTAGTGATTTTCTTTCAATTCAGTTTGTAATCAGTTTCATTTCTTGAGAGTAATAATACAATTGGTGTTGGTGATCAATTATAGTCTATTTCTTGGTGTGTTTTTACAACAGGGGATATAGGAGATGAGGGGCCAGTAACTCCCCTTTTTACTGCATCTTTCTTTCAGACCTGGGCAATCACCCCAGATCTCTAAACTCAAGAGTGAAGGCGATAACAGCTCTGGTAGATCCATCATCATAGGGCAATCCCAAAAAGAGAGATGGTGGAGGGAGGTGAGGTGTTGGAGATGTGAAGACACTTTCTTCAGATTAGGGCAATTGGAAAAACTGAGAGATTGGAGGTGTTGGAGTACCACTGAAAAAGATTCCAGTTTCTCAAAGTCACATATAGTAAGAGAGGTAAGAGatgaaggaagaagatgagaaaATTCACTACAACTAATAACTACTCCATCTTCACTACCACCGAGTAACCTGAGTTCCACAAGTGAGGTTGGAAAACTTtgtgggccccactcggagaaggGCTTCTTCAACTCCCCAATTACTAAGAATTGCAGATTAGGAGGCCAAACCCAACCAGGTAAACAAGCATCCATTCTTGGACACTTTGTTATGCTAAGTTGCTTCAATGATGTCAAATTGTCACCAGGAAAGGAAACATCCAATTTGGGACAATTACTTATTTCCAGTTTCTTTAACGATCTTAAAGTGTCTGGAAATAACTCGAGGTTTTCACAGTTGTATATAATCAATTCAGTGAGGTGAACAAAGTCATTCAGCTCAATGATTGATTTCAGATTTGGCCAATCTTTTATCCTGACAAATTCAAGTATCGGCGTGCTGCTGCTTCTGTTGTTGTTCATTTTTTGTCCTCCCCACTCCCACTCCTTTTCCAATAGGTTCCTGCAATTCCATATTGTAAGTGACCTCAGCTTCTCCTGCCCTCCTTTTGGAAACGAGACAACTCTCATTGAACTACAACTCCATACAGTCAACTCCTCAATGCCATCTGGAGAGCTGCAACGCTccatattcttacattcattcaCTTCTAATATCCTAAGAGATGTTAGGAGGTTGCTCCTACAATTATCCTCCTCCTCCTCTTTCTCTCCTATACTCACCAAATTATCACAACCATACACTCCCAATGTCCTCAGCTTCACAAGAATCTTACTTGCATCTGCATCTGATTTCACCAGGTACCTTATTTCATTACAGCTCACTATGCTTAATTCTTCAACTGCCCCAAGATATTCTATAACATCTCTCCACACCACATCATTAAGCCCTGAAATCTCCCTTATATCCAACTTGGTGACTGCTGATGCTACTTCAACCAGACTTCTCAACACACCACTCTCACATTTACTTATGCTTAGATCATTCAACGAAGGCATTGCTTCAAGTGTGACTTCAACCAAATTAGGACAACCATTTATTTGAAGCTTTTGCAAGCGTGGAAACACAGCCCCTGACCATTTCTTCCACCCATGCATACCACGAAAAGTCAGCTTTTCAAGTGAAGGAAACGCTTGACCAGTCCCAAATAACTCCAAACCCACAACTTCCACTCCATGTAAGCCTTCGATTAACAACTCCTTTAGTGACGGTAGTTGTCCCAGTGGCGGTATTGATGTACATCTCTTACAATCACTTATCGACACATGCTTCAAATAAAGAAACAAGGGATCCCCAACCCACTTTGGAAACTCAAATCCCCCATATGACCTAATTTTGAGTTTTAATAACTTATCATGACAAGGCTCCAACTCATTTAGGACCTCTTTTTCAAGCATGTCATTTCGAGAATCATTTAGCTCATCACCCCATACAAGCTCTAACTCACTAATCCTCTTTTCTGAAAAGTTCGCCTCATGTGCATAAATTGCATTTTGCACTTTTTCCAAACCTACAACAGAAATTTTCCCATATATATTTTTAAAGTCTTTAAGTTTGGCTATTTCAATTCCCCTTTCACTTTCGATATCGATTTTCGAGAGAGTAATTTGTAGGCTTTTCAACTTGCTAATCTCTAACAGCATCTGAAATGAAAGCAGGGTGTCCCTAACGTCAAGATGTTGCAGGTTCTTCAGATTTAGGAAGTTGTTGGGCAACTCAGTTAATTCATCACAACCAAACAGGATCAACGTTTGTAAATTAACAAGATTGCAAACCTTTCCCGGTAAATGTGTGATATGAGTTTGAGATAGATTAAGATATCTCAAGTGCCTCAAAGTACCAATGGACTCCGGTAACTCACTTATTTCAAAGCCACTCAAACTTAGAACCCTTAATAATGGTAACTTAGGAAGCAAGCCGGTCAGAATCTTATTGGATAAGTAAAATTCCCGCCCACGTTCCACCTCCCCAACAGATGTTGCCAAGAATGTCCTTAGACATTTGGTGTTTTCAAGTACCTGGAGCTTCTTGTAAGCTACATATTTTTCCTTAACATATGACATATGGCGGTACTTGTCTAGCTTCATCTTCTTAATATTCTTCTCTGACTCGTTGTCTAACCTTAAATAAAACTCGGTAGCAACAGATGTCGCCAAGTCATTCATGAGGTCATGCATCACAAATAATGATTCATTATTAGGTGCATGTTGAAAAAATGACCTTGACAACAACTCGTCAAAGAATTCGTGACCCAATTGTTGTTCTTCTGTTGAGTCGATCAGAGTTGGCTGGCACAACAACCCTTCTGACATCCATAATAAAATCAGATCCTTCTTGTTAAACAGGTAGTCCTTGGGAAACAAGGAGCAATATGCAAACAACCGCTTCAATGGTGCCGAAAGATCATCGTAGCTTAGTCTTAGGGCCGGGAGAACTCCCCCCTTAACTTTTAATCTCCATATGTCACTGTTTGACACATTGATCCAATGATCTGCTTCATCTCTTTTTGTTCTCAACAATCTACCAAGTGCTATTAAAGCTAAAGGTAATCCTCCACATTTTTTCACAATACCTTGGGCATATGGTTTAAGCGACAAATGGGAATCAAAGTTATCTACACCTAACGCATTTCGAGCAAGTAAAGACAAAGCGTCATCATCTGAGAGGCTGTGTAGCTGCTTGTGTAGTGGATTGTAAACCAATTGTTTGAGCAATTGATCCTTCCGTGTTGTTATAATGATCTTACTTCCAGGAGCACATGTATACAACGGTCTGACAAGGGTTTCCCAATCCTCATAACTTTCGCCCCATATATCATCTAGCACCAACAGAAACTTTTTACCCTTTACGTGATCTTTAAGAGCTTCTTGAAGCCGATTAAAATCTGGAACTTCCTTGTTTGCCATAGATTGAAAGATCTCTTTGCTTATACGAACGGTATCAAACTCATCAGATACACAAACCCACACCTTGAGTTCGAAGTGATCCTTGACCTGTTGCTCTTCGTACACAAGTCTAGCCAGAGTTGTTTTTCCAAGCCCACCCATACCAACTATGGGAACAATGCTATAGTTTTGGTCAGATGGTTCATCAGCGGGTAACAATAACTGTTGAACCAGTGCATCTTTATGAGCTTGGCGTCCAACAATACTAGATGGGTTGACAACAGAGGTTTGTAACCTTCTATTATTATTAATAGTTCTTGGCCTAGCTTCCTCTTCCGCTTTCAAACCAAGATTATCTAAACCAAGATCAGCTTTCTCCTTAACTAGATCTTGTAATTTGGTGGAAATATCATCTAACTCGGCAATCATAGTAGTAGTCCGTGAGAAAGTTGTGCAACAAGTTGGGGTGATTAGCTTTCTTACCTTGCCGGTGATGCCTTCTGGGTCTTGCTTGAACTCAGGGTTCATAGCGTCGGTAGCCCAACCATCGAGGACGTCATCGATGTCATAAGCCAGATGCTGGAGATCATTCAGTCGCTGTTTCACAGATGGATCGGTTATCTCCATCTGAGAAGCATGAGTAAGATAAACTTGGATCTGGGTTAAGGATTTCTGCAATTTCTTGATCTCAGCATCAAGTCCCTTGTGGCGAGCAATGGTTTTGAAAGCTGCATCGGACAGCTTCTCAAAGAGGACAGGGAGGAGGGAAGAAAGCACGAGTTCAGCCATAGAGTTTGATGAGAGTGTAGAGGGGTATAGAAAGAAACTGTTGATGTTGTGAGGTGTTGTTTACAGTGGATTCACTCCTTCAGACTTCTTTCGTATGTTAACGTTTCAATTATTGTAAAAGGAGCACACTTTTGATTTTTTTGTCTAAAGGAAACCCACTACAAATAAAGGAGCACATTTGAATTTTTTTTCTAAAGGAAAACCCACTACAAATAAAGGAGCacacttttgattttttttttcctaAAGGAAACCCActacaaatataatatattttctataTCTTTTCTCAGGGCCGTCTCCAAGATTAAGAATGTTCAAAGAGTTTTGGGCCTGAGGCGAGTAGAAAAAAACGGGCCCGTATAATATAAAGCCAATGACTCAATTTTGTAAAGGAAAGATAAATATATTTGAATTAGTACATATTTATATACtagaaaatataataataaatgaaaaaaatggGCCGCCTTGTTGCGTTGAGTTGAAACTTTGTTTGTTTCGATGCACGCGTTCTGACAAACGAAagtaaaaacccaaaaaatataGTCATAACATACCCAAAACGTGTTTGCTTCTTTAGTTTTTGTatcataaaaaaaaacatttcaaatattgttttgttaaatttagtttaaataataaaCTTTAATTTAATTCAAAATGTTGTCATTACGTATAATAAAGTCCAGAAAACTTcttaagttacatcaaaacagaaggtagacgggtaacaagctgcgccgccaatcctttctgaattgcaaaccccaacctcccgaacacaaacccctgcccccCTGGGGTCGAACAATTGTTGTGGATAACCCGTTGAACCCTTGTCAAGAAGTTGATGGCTTCTGGTGCTAGGGAGCCAAAAgtatcaaaggcaaaagggataaagatatgttggttctctgcgcaagctttagcgtgcttatccactttctttgattctgcctttcttgctgctagtccagctacaaacccgttttcccttaaaccaaccaaaggggaaacccccgtgaggtctacacaagcatgtttccccccAGCCCATccaaagacgagcagatccgctggtcgcagagtagatctcccttccatagggtccgtgaggaaattcacaggggcctctttcttagcagaaatccCAGCTCTTCTTAAGATGTCCCCCAAAACATCTCGCACCCAGTCATGTCGATATTTAAACCCAGGGAGCTCTTTACAGTGAACTGCGTGCTCCCCATATTTATCCCTAGAAGCTTTACGACATATCGGGCAGGTTTCATCTTCTGGGTACATAGGGATCATTAGCCGGTATTTGAGAATGGTTCTATATTCTACTACCGACATGCATTGTCCTAACCCCTCAATCGGGATAACGGTCAAAAATTCCTGAGCATGGGGACCCTTCAGACACTCAAACACCGCCTTCTGGCGGGGTGACAAATCAAAAGCTTCTCCCAGGCTTTGAGCGATTTTGCTAAAAAGtgcattcgccaaagttttttACGGCTTCGAGGGGGCGGTGTCCTTGTTAGAGAAACCGCCAATATCCAAGTTTGGGAGAGAGACATTTAAGCATTCGAGCGCTTGTTGATAGTCTGGGTCAAGCCTGACGACCCCACCGTTTCGAAGGATATGATCCTGTAGTTCCCAAGACTGAGCTCTAGACGCCACAAAGGCATAAGCCCCAACATCTCGGGCTGAGAAGAGGCCCAAACCACCTAGACGCATTGGCAAAGATGCTAGACGCCACTGGAGGTCACCAAAGAAGGGGCCGCCACCCACTACTATGTCTTCTATAGCCTTTCTAAGGCCATCATCGAACCGAGATACCGCATCCTCCATCAAATGGGGTTGACAAGTGCGCAGCCCAAAAAGCAACTTAGCAACACCCATGCACGACCTTAGCAGGAGGAGTTCACATTGGGGATCCCTCAGGCAGCGTAAGAGTTTCATAAGGTCAACCGCCCCTGAGGCCCGCCGCCCTGCCAACTCTCCAATAAAGCTAGGATCCCGACTAACAGCTCCACCAAGGAGCTTAACCCCCTTCTCTGGTCTACCGATCCCTCTCGGGAATAGCCCGTCCTGAACTTTCTGGTCGTCGCATGTCGGCCAATAAACCTCTGTTTTCTTAATATTGAGATAAAGCCCTAGAGATGGCCCCTCCTCGTTGATGATGTCTAAG
This genomic interval carries:
- the LOC110899948 gene encoding putative disease resistance RPP13-like protein 1, with the protein product MAELVLSSLLPVLFEKLSDAAFKTIARHKGLDAEIKKLQKSLTQIQVYLTHASQMEITDPSVKQRLNDLQHLAYDIDDVLDGWATDAMNPEFKQDPEGITGKVRKLITPTCCTTFSRTTTMIAELDDISTKLQDLVKEKADLGLDNLGLKAEEEARPRTINNNRRLQTSVVNPSSIVGRQAHKDALVQQLLLPADEPSDQNYSIVPIVGMGGLGKTTLARLVYEEQQVKDHFELKVWVCVSDEFDTVRISKEIFQSMANKEVPDFNRLQEALKDHVKGKKFLLVLDDIWGESYEDWETLVRPLYTCAPGSKIIITTRKDQLLKQLVYNPLHKQLHSLSDDDALSLLARNALGVDNFDSHLSLKPYAQGIVKKCGGLPLALIALGRLLRTKRDEADHWINVSNSDIWRLKVKGGVLPALRLSYDDLSAPLKRLFAYCSLFPKDYLFNKKDLILLWMSEGLLCQPTLIDSTEEQQLGHEFFDELLSRSFFQHAPNNESLFVMHDLMNDLATSVATEFYLRLDNESEKNIKKMKLDKYRHMSYVKEKYVAYKKLQVLENTKCLRTFLATSVGEVERGREFYLSNKILTGLLPKLPLLRVLSLSGFEISELPESIGTLRHLRYLNLSQTHITHLPGKVCNLVNLQTLILFGCDELTELPNNFLNLKNLQHLDVRDTLLSFQMLLEISKLKSLQITLSKIDIESERGIEIAKLKDFKNIYGKISVVGLEKVQNAIYAHEANFSEKRISELELVWGDELNDSRNDMLEKEVLNELEPCHDKLLKLKIRSYGGFEFPKWVGDPLFLYLKHVSISDCKRCTSIPPLGQLPSLKELLIEGLHGVEVVGLELFGTGQAFPSLEKLTFRGMHGWKKWSGAVFPRLQKLQINGCPNLVEVTLEAMPSLNDLSISKCESGVLRSLVEVASAVTKLDIREISGLNDVVWRDVIEYLGAVEELSIVSCNEIRYLVKSDADASKILVKLRTLGVYGCDNLVSIGEKEEEEDNCRSNLLTSLRILEVNECKNMERCSSPDGIEELTVWSCSSMRVVSFPKGGQEKLRSLTIWNCRNLLEKEWEWGGQKMNNNRSSSTPILEFVRIKDWPNLKSIIELNDFVHLTELIIYNCENLELFPDTLRSLKKLEISNCPKLDVSFPGDNLTSLKQLSITKCPRMDACLPGWVWPPNLQFLVIGELKKPFSEWGPQSFPTSLVELRLLGGSEDGVVISCSEFSHLLPSSLTSLTICDFEKLESFSVVLQHLQSLSFSNCPNLKKVSSHLQHLTSLHHLSFWDCPMMMDLPELLSPSLLSLEIWGDCPGLKERCSKKGSYWPLISYIPCCKNTPRNRL